A genomic stretch from Candidatus Melainabacteria bacterium includes:
- a CDS encoding TetR/AcrR family transcriptional regulator, with translation MSRAINRTNKPHGLSVAHDETDRAKHKREKIMQGALRTFLSYGYSASMDAIAAEAGVAKQTLYSYFNNKEDLFAALMDRLLEHFVDAGMKPELRSLPTQAFLRKLAQITLSQMDDWEYVSMLRLVIGESGRFPQLSEVYLTRLVNPGIQKLTHYIKENDELAFGDPEAVARIMHGALINFIISQEVLGGKHTMPMSRERVINSLIDMVLFAAQQSAQSR, from the coding sequence ATGTCCAGAGCGATCAATAGAACAAACAAACCGCACGGACTATCGGTCGCGCACGATGAAACCGATCGCGCTAAGCACAAGCGCGAAAAGATCATGCAAGGAGCCTTGAGAACGTTCCTGAGCTATGGATACTCCGCGAGCATGGATGCAATTGCTGCCGAAGCTGGAGTTGCTAAACAGACTTTGTACAGCTACTTCAACAATAAGGAAGACCTGTTCGCCGCTCTGATGGATCGTCTTCTCGAACACTTTGTAGATGCGGGAATGAAACCGGAATTGCGTTCACTGCCAACGCAAGCATTCTTGCGAAAACTGGCACAGATTACGCTTTCGCAAATGGATGACTGGGAGTATGTCTCCATGCTTCGCCTGGTTATAGGCGAATCAGGCAGATTTCCACAACTCTCGGAAGTGTATTTGACTCGATTGGTGAATCCGGGAATTCAAAAACTTACTCACTACATCAAAGAAAACGATGAACTTGCTTTTGGTGACCCAGAAGCAGTTGCGCGCATTATGCACGGTGCGTTGATCAACTTCATTATTTCCCAGGAGGTACTGGGCGGTAAGCACACGATGCCAATGTCGCGCGAACGAGTGATCAACTCGCTCATCGATATGGTTCTTTTTGCCGCACAGCAGAGCGCACAATCGCGCTGA
- a CDS encoding GGDEF domain-containing protein codes for MPKDDEDFVGRDNLFHRRVSDVRNKVGLNINEAEALDLIRNPGKPNIFSQPQVQHEDLTEEEIDRRAFFDQDTPTFNFRYMLRSLRRELTRARRYKRALSVCVVVIDGYADIFYQYGVLARESVVNSAAETLIRACRADVDMVGRYGEDRFLLILPETPIEGAGILAERIRAKFQDQSVMAQWNRIKLSASIGICQFPDAQGLEEIIAQAEIAAEIVMAKGGNGVCVDILAEST; via the coding sequence ATGCCAAAAGACGACGAAGATTTTGTCGGCAGAGACAACTTATTTCATCGACGAGTGTCGGATGTACGCAATAAGGTCGGATTAAACATCAACGAAGCAGAAGCTCTCGACTTGATTCGTAATCCTGGAAAGCCGAATATTTTTTCCCAGCCGCAGGTTCAACACGAAGATCTGACCGAAGAGGAAATCGATCGCCGGGCTTTCTTCGATCAGGATACCCCCACCTTCAACTTCCGCTATATGCTGCGTTCTCTGCGTCGCGAGCTGACCCGCGCTCGCCGATATAAGCGCGCTCTTTCGGTGTGTGTCGTCGTCATAGACGGCTATGCTGATATCTTTTACCAGTACGGCGTGCTGGCACGCGAGAGCGTTGTTAACAGCGCCGCTGAGACATTGATTCGGGCTTGTCGGGCTGACGTAGACATGGTTGGTCGTTACGGCGAGGACCGTTTCTTGCTGATTTTGCCTGAAACCCCAATCGAGGGCGCCGGCATACTGGCTGAGAGGATTCGCGCTAAGTTTCAGGACCAGAGCGTTATGGCTCAATGGAACAGAATCAAGCTTTCGGCGAGCATCGGCATTTGCCAATTTCCGGATGCCCAGGGGCTGGAAGAAATCATCGCTCAGGCGGAAATCGCTGCCGAAATCGTCATGGCTAAAGGTGGTAATGGCGTCTGCGTTGATATCCTGGCAGAGTCGACCTGA
- the thiL gene encoding thiamine-phosphate kinase produces the protein MSAEKRFFTREHELVGAIKSWTESPFIGDDCAVVSDGDLLTTDMLVEGTHFLLPLISMRDLGWKSIAVNLSDIAAMAGRPRNILVGITVPPHVDKSAFQQLYEGMIDCSRTYGAQIVGGDLTKGAALTLSITVQGKVHENGCLLRSGAQSGDIVVVTGDFGASRAGLWVLLNQLNNSSQFPHSISAHVHPLPRLCESWSLIRRTGSRGALMDASDGLADALTQICRASNVGMDIDLEKLPIDVETLSVAHIAGADPLDWALYGGEDYELVGCIPESRLKDWVEDNPFKVIGVVTAADEINLKSGDKTALQLDLSKCFEQIEF, from the coding sequence ATGTCCGCAGAAAAACGCTTTTTTACACGCGAGCACGAACTGGTCGGAGCAATCAAGTCATGGACGGAAAGCCCGTTTATCGGTGATGACTGTGCTGTCGTTTCTGATGGAGATTTGTTGACGACTGACATGCTCGTTGAAGGCACGCACTTTTTGCTGCCTTTGATTTCCATGCGCGATCTGGGCTGGAAATCCATTGCCGTCAATTTAAGCGATATCGCGGCCATGGCTGGGCGACCTCGCAACATATTGGTCGGCATCACTGTGCCGCCCCACGTGGATAAGTCGGCTTTCCAGCAGCTCTATGAGGGCATGATCGACTGCTCCAGGACCTACGGAGCTCAGATTGTGGGCGGCGACCTGACCAAAGGCGCTGCTTTGACGCTCAGCATAACGGTGCAGGGAAAAGTGCATGAGAACGGCTGTTTACTGCGTTCTGGTGCTCAGAGCGGTGACATTGTCGTGGTCACTGGTGATTTTGGTGCAAGTCGCGCCGGGCTGTGGGTTTTATTGAATCAGCTAAACAATTCCAGTCAGTTTCCGCACTCCATCTCGGCTCATGTGCATCCGCTGCCACGGCTTTGTGAGTCCTGGTCCTTGATTCGACGCACCGGTAGCCGCGGAGCGCTCATGGATGCGAGTGACGGTCTGGCTGATGCCCTGACGCAGATTTGCCGCGCCAGCAATGTCGGTATGGATATAGATTTAGAAAAGTTACCGATTGACGTTGAAACTCTCTCAGTTGCGCATATAGCGGGCGCTGACCCGTTAGACTGGGCGCTGTACGGTGGGGAAGATTATGAATTGGTAGGTTGCATACCCGAAAGCCGGTTGAAAGACTGGGTCGAAGACAATCCCTTCAAAGTGATTGGTGTTGTAACCGCCGCTGATGAAATAAATTTGAAGTCTGGCGATAAGACTGCGTTGCAGTTAGACCTTTCCAAATGTTTTGAGCAAATTGAATTTTAG
- the folD gene encoding bifunctional methylenetetrahydrofolate dehydrogenase/methenyltetrahydrofolate cyclohydrolase FolD, with protein MVLQEQSVGQVMDGKALAASVREELKEKVAKIVESGKRRPGLAVVLVGDDKASALYVKNKTSSCKKVGIESFMHTFPANTDMETLLACIRSLNQSDVVDGILVQLPLPKHLSADVVLEVLDPDKDVDGLTTESMGRLFAGKTGLRPCTPVGVMALLDRYKVEIEGKNAVVIGRSNLVGKPIAILLQQKNATVTMCHSRTKDLDKICQNADILVVAAGQREFVKGSWIKPGSTVIDVGIHHTQGPDGESIVSGDVQYADAAKLARFITPVPGGVGPMTVAMLLANTITAYERRTGGK; from the coding sequence ATGGTTTTGCAGGAACAATCGGTAGGACAGGTTATGGACGGAAAGGCGCTTGCTGCTTCGGTTCGCGAAGAACTCAAAGAGAAGGTCGCCAAAATCGTGGAGTCTGGCAAGCGTCGCCCCGGGCTCGCCGTCGTTCTTGTCGGCGATGACAAAGCCAGTGCCCTGTACGTTAAGAACAAAACTTCTTCGTGCAAGAAAGTCGGCATCGAAAGTTTTATGCATACGTTTCCGGCAAACACCGATATGGAAACACTTCTGGCTTGCATCAGAAGCTTGAATCAATCAGATGTTGTCGATGGAATTTTGGTTCAACTGCCTTTGCCGAAGCATCTTTCAGCAGATGTGGTTTTGGAAGTTCTCGATCCCGACAAAGACGTCGATGGTTTGACGACGGAGAGCATGGGGCGATTGTTTGCCGGTAAGACTGGCTTGCGACCTTGCACTCCTGTTGGTGTCATGGCTTTGCTCGACCGATATAAAGTTGAAATTGAAGGCAAGAATGCGGTCGTAATTGGTCGCTCAAACTTGGTCGGTAAGCCTATCGCGATTCTCTTGCAGCAAAAAAATGCCACCGTGACGATGTGCCACAGCCGTACAAAAGATCTGGATAAGATTTGCCAGAATGCGGATATTCTCGTGGTTGCAGCTGGTCAGCGTGAGTTCGTAAAAGGCTCCTGGATAAAGCCGGGTTCTACCGTTATCGATGTTGGCATACACCACACTCAAGGTCCAGACGGCGAATCGATTGTCTCAGGTGATGTGCAATATGCCGACGCAGCGAAGCTTGCTCGATTCATCACGCCCGTTCCAGGCGGCGTCGGTCCGATGACTGTGGCGATGCTCCTCGCCAACACGATTACCGCATACGAGCGTCGAACCGGTGGCAAGTGA
- a CDS encoding YggT family protein, with the protein MVSSIAQIVIGFLQLVNLLVIVWCLLSWFPNIRWYDQPFKALDQCVQPIIAPFRKLIPPIGNIDLSPMIAIFVLQGVEMLVSHLLP; encoded by the coding sequence ATTGTGTCATCCATTGCACAAATAGTAATTGGCTTTCTCCAACTTGTTAATTTACTCGTTATAGTTTGGTGCTTGCTGAGTTGGTTTCCAAACATTCGCTGGTACGATCAACCATTCAAAGCGCTGGACCAATGCGTACAGCCAATCATTGCGCCGTTCCGCAAACTTATTCCGCCAATCGGCAACATAGACTTATCTCCGATGATCGCGATATTTGTCTTGCAGGGCGTAGAAATGCTAGTGTCTCATCTTCTCCCCTGA
- a CDS encoding competence/damage-inducible protein A, whose amino-acid sequence MATAETLSIGTELLLGDVLDTNAQFLAIELAQLGINCFFRTTVGDNKERIHSILRAALNRADIVITTGGLGPTPDDLTTESIADFFGAEMVLDEAVLAHIQKLFAARNFAMPESNNKQALLPVGANWLPNPRGTAPGIVWKVSESDLRKAEIVDPSRPRTILTFPGVPSEMKAMWAETARPYLQANFVEGTLWSCELKHYGIGESALAEKYAHLLSNANPSVAPYAGLGECRLRVAAKAATIDDAKKIAAPVIEEITKNSGNLCYGTDKETLESVVGKYLTQREMTLSTAESCTGGYVSKRLTDVPGSSLYTTLNVVTYSNQAKHKILGVSESILKEYGAVSPQCAKAMALGVMKFSQADIGVSVTGIAGPDGGTDDKPVGLVYFGLAAKGFLACKEVRFSSKYSREEVRYRSASEALNMVRLYLIDPQSFENEHVGDVLRLNYFMKITRGIVPQFKGCELDVDKMPRDEAEKLRELVELSGILSVRNGFVERAGNLVSWKLIVESAAGTHTVASRAGDPEHDAEESELDLTELLDFLGAYLEEKMP is encoded by the coding sequence ATGGCTACAGCAGAAACATTGTCAATCGGTACGGAACTCCTGCTTGGAGACGTACTCGATACGAACGCCCAGTTTCTCGCGATCGAGCTTGCTCAGCTTGGCATCAACTGCTTTTTCCGCACCACTGTTGGCGACAACAAGGAGCGTATCCATTCAATTCTGCGCGCTGCGCTGAACCGCGCCGATATAGTCATTACAACTGGCGGACTCGGTCCAACACCTGATGATCTGACCACTGAATCAATAGCCGATTTTTTCGGCGCTGAGATGGTGCTCGACGAAGCGGTGCTGGCACATATTCAAAAGCTCTTTGCGGCGCGCAATTTTGCCATGCCTGAGTCAAACAACAAACAGGCTCTTCTGCCTGTGGGCGCGAACTGGCTGCCCAACCCGAGAGGAACCGCACCGGGAATTGTCTGGAAGGTCTCTGAGTCTGACTTGCGCAAAGCAGAAATAGTCGATCCCTCCAGACCACGCACAATTCTTACTTTCCCGGGTGTGCCTTCCGAGATGAAGGCTATGTGGGCTGAGACGGCGCGCCCATATCTGCAGGCGAATTTTGTTGAGGGCACACTCTGGTCGTGCGAGTTGAAGCATTACGGTATCGGCGAATCAGCCCTGGCTGAAAAATATGCACATCTTCTTAGTAACGCCAATCCATCAGTGGCACCCTATGCTGGTCTTGGAGAATGTCGGTTGCGGGTTGCAGCCAAAGCTGCCACCATAGACGATGCCAAAAAAATTGCCGCTCCGGTTATTGAGGAAATCACGAAGAACAGTGGCAATCTTTGTTATGGCACAGACAAAGAAACTCTGGAATCAGTCGTCGGCAAGTACCTGACGCAGCGTGAGATGACTCTGTCGACTGCCGAATCGTGCACTGGCGGCTATGTAAGCAAGAGACTGACAGATGTGCCAGGCAGCTCTCTGTACACCACCTTAAACGTCGTCACATACTCAAATCAAGCCAAACATAAAATTCTCGGCGTCTCAGAATCGATATTGAAAGAGTACGGCGCAGTCAGCCCTCAGTGCGCCAAAGCCATGGCTCTCGGGGTGATGAAGTTCTCCCAGGCTGACATCGGAGTCAGCGTCACAGGTATCGCCGGACCAGATGGTGGAACAGATGACAAGCCGGTCGGCTTAGTTTATTTCGGGCTGGCAGCAAAAGGATTTCTCGCCTGCAAGGAAGTTCGTTTCAGCAGCAAATACAGCCGGGAAGAAGTGCGCTATCGCTCCGCCAGTGAGGCACTGAATATGGTGCGACTGTACCTGATCGATCCCCAGTCTTTTGAGAATGAGCATGTTGGAGATGTTCTCAGGCTGAATTATTTTATGAAAATCACGCGCGGCATCGTGCCCCAGTTCAAGGGCTGCGAATTGGATGTCGATAAGATGCCCCGAGACGAGGCGGAAAAGCTGCGCGAGCTGGTCGAACTGAGCGGCATCCTTTCAGTTCGTAACGGATTTGTGGAGCGAGCCGGCAATCTGGTGAGCTGGAAATTAATTGTGGAGTCTGCCGCCGGAACCCACACGGTGGCGTCCAGGGCGGGCGATCCGGAGCATGACGCCGAGGAGTCAGAACTCGACTTGACCGAACTTCTCGATTTTCTTGGTGCATATTTAGAAGAAAAGATGCCTTGA